The genomic interval AGTCCAGACTGAAGTTGTGTTTTTAATTTACTTGTGGTATAGAGGAACTGATACTGCATATAACAAAACTTAATACACCCAAATATACAGCACAAGATAGGTAATGTAGGAGCCTTTTGggattttcagaaaaaaaaaattatgttgcggACGGGAAATGGGAGCCCAGTGAACACAacttggacttacagtcctcttcattcgtatgtctgaaagttcgtaagttgaaagttcgtaagtagaggtgCATCTGTATATAATTTCagttataatataatatactgCAAACTATTTAAAGACAGGATAAGATGGTTAGGGACATGATTAAGTGGCTGGGGACATGGTCAGGTatgaggaggtggctggtgatgTGGTCTGGTGACTTAAGATGTGATCAGCTGGCTGGTGATGAGGCCACGAGGCTGGTGATGTAGTCAGGAAGCTGGTGATGTGGTCTGGTGACTGGGGACTGGGGTGGCCTACATCTCAGCACAAGGTGTGTTTGCAGGCAGGCTGTATATATGGTACCCCTACAGGTTTAAGATGTGCATCACCTTGAGTAGCTGGGCACGGACGTGGGCCTCCACAAGGTGGCTCTTCCTCAGGTTTCCCACCCGCCACATCATGCAGAGCTTCCCGTCACGCAGGGCCACCACCGCCTTCTCCGAGAACACCAGCGTTTCGTTGCGCTTCTTGGGCTTGGCGATCTTGGCCATAACCGCCCCGATGATGAAGGCGTCAATGATGCagcccacaatgcactgcaacACGACCGCCAGCACCGCCAGAGGGCAGGCCTCCGTCACACTGCGGGAGCCATAGCCAATGGAGGTCTGAGTCTCCAGGGAGAAGAGGAAGGCTGCCACGAAGCCATTCACCTGCTGGAAGCAGGGCTCCTCCTGCGGCTGCTCCTTGGCCGGAGGCGTCAGGTCGCCGTGGGCGAAGGCGATGAGCCAGAAACTGAAACCGAAGAGCAGCCAGGACAGCAGGAAGGAGAGAGTGAAGAGCAGCAGCATCCAGCGCCAGCGGACGTCCACACAGGTGGTGAAGAGGTCGCTGAGGTAGCGCTGGCCCCTCTCACTCATGTTGATGAAGGCGACGCGGCATCGCCCGTCCTTACCCACGAAACGGCTTCGGGGTCGCCgccggccgccgcgggggaaGGGGTAAGCTGGGGCAAAGCCTtggtctggggagggggggatacCCCCTGtggaccccacccccccaactgCCAAGCAAACACCTCCCCCAACACTATTCACGCCACTCCTACCCACGGTGCCGTTTCGGGTGGGGCTGGCGTCGGCAGAGGTCCCAGCGCTGCCCGCACCCCCCCCGATCCCAGCCATCTCGGCAGCGCTCTGGGTCAGGTGCAGCACCTCctcctcgtccagagggctctCCACCGCCACGCTGAAGCGTCTCTTCACACGTGCCGCCCCCATGGCTGGACGTCTTCCGCCGCTTTCGATGAGAACGGCAATGCCTTTCTACACCCCTGCACCGCCAATTCCGTCATGGGCACCACGTCTGGCACAGCAGAGTCGTCCTCAAGAGTCAcaaatgcattgaaacaacaTTTCACACAGTACATATTTCACCGTGTTTCATTTACAGGACATCAGTGTACTTTTTAGGTCTGAAGCACAGTGATGTATGTTCATTGGTGTGGGTGCATTTACCACATTGAAAGTATTCAGAGGCAAACACAACGGAAAACTTCCAAAATACGAAGGAAATAAGAATGTAAATTTCAACCTCTGCAGGTGTATGATTTTCCTCTTATAGTTAATTAATCTTATATTCTTTTACAAAGAGCAATTTGTGTCCAGTGGAAGTGTGTGTCTGGGGTAATCGAGGTTTTCACAGGACAAACAGATAATTAATATTAAGATCAACAGATCAGAAAGTCAGTAGTCCATACAGGGGTTTGGAGATCTCTTAACCCTTGCCTGGTCTTTAGGGTGCCTTTCTGTGCTGCAGTAAAGCTCAACAGATGTCTTTAGTCAATATATCTGTTAGTGGATTTTATTTTGCAGGTACCTTGATCCAAGCTTGTGTTCATGTgtttttaatctaatttaatttagGGAAAACACAAGGCTCTTAAAAGGCTGTTTATGCTCCATCAATGACCTGCATGAGTTAAAGCCATCCAGCAGAGGTCTGGATAATGAAGATCTCACTTTATAATATTTCCCCAGCCAATGCTGAGTGAGCTAATGTACATCAGAGAATGGAAGCACTTTGTTTGAACTCTGAGGGGAGCCGTTAATACGGTGAATCAGGCTGCTTAACAGTTAATACCTGGGTCCATTTCTGGGAAATGGGAAATGGTTTGATGTTCCACCAGGCAGGGATCTGCCTACATGAAGGTATCCTGGTTTGGTCAGAGTTCCTCGCTTCACAGCTGAGGCTTTAGCCAAAAGCCCATTGCCTAAGTCACAAACATACACctgagtaatatgaaaaaatgtTCTCTTTTGCTGTGCACAAACTATTCTTGTTGGTTGACGATGGTGTTACCAGAAATACTAGATTAACAGTTAAGTTCAATTAAATTCTGTGAGCACCTTATAAACTCATTGAGCCATTCATCCAGAGTTTTTACTGCAGGCCAGTGGATCCTGAATGGACTCTGGGAGTGAGGTTACTCGTATGGCCCAGGCGCTGGAGGAAGAGGGAGCAGTCTGGGGCTGGCAGTTGGAGGCGGAGGGCTGGCTGTAGCAACCAAGCCAGCAGGGGGGGTATAGAGGTGAAAAGAAACACCACACAGGTTAATACAGTAAAGGAATACAGGTAAGGAAAGTAAGGGTCAGAGCAACTAAATGCTGTtacataaataaacagaaattccttaaataaaaacaggattTTCACCCTTCATCAATAAGTGTATGAAACGGTAAATTCCTGGGTCACATGATCAAGTGACTGAGTTTGGACGGTGATGCAATGTGAACCTGCAGGCTACTCTTTCTGAGACTAAGAACCATTCATATGGGCTTCCTACCCAACAGCAACATGAAACAGAGACCTGCAGAAGAACAGATGGATCTCAGTGGGTCCTCAAGGAGCAGCAGGAAGTATTTCTACACTGAGTCACTGTGCGGTTTTGTAAAGAGAAGGTGTCAAAGAAGAAGATATGGCAGGAACACCCCGAACTGACAGGATAGACGAGGCTGAACCCCGGCAAAGTGACCTTCCCAACAGCTGCACATTATTACTGAAAACTGCAAAGCTCCGGTACCTTACAGGATGAGACCATCTGCTCGGTTCATGACTTCTGCTTTAAACGGCTTAATCCACTGGACCCACCCCCTCCTGCACAGATCTATTATCGCTCCTCTCTTCATCGAGCTCCCAGAAGCCCATCCAGCTCGCTGCCACGCATTTCATTCCAAAATCAATGTGGACAAACTGGGTTCATTATGCCGATTTCAGTATCTCCCTGCGATTAGACCGATTGAGCGCCACAGTGCCCAGTATTGAAGGGGATTCTAAACTTTATACTGTTTGTCCAGAGAACCAGCAAAGCTGTTAGAAATGAATGAGGCATTTCAGTCAGAGTAAGCAGGATCGCTCACACCTCTTTCCTAACTCCAATTTCTGTAAATTGTAATGCAATACAATGAAACACAATATCTTGGGGACGTTGAATTACATTTTCATCAATAactaaatattttttcattaaaagAAGCATAAATAAATCACTCTGAGTGACAATATAAGCGAAAGTGAAAATGGTTAAAGTGACGTTGACAGAGGAATCCAGACCACGTGTCGTTCCTGCTCAGAAACCGGCGGCTTGGGTCTCCATAGCGACCCTCTGCCCCATTTTGGAAAGGAACGAGGGATGGAGGGGGGGAACGGGGATGAGGTGATGCAGACTTGCGGATGCCGCTGTGTGTGAGCCTAGAGCGCAGGGAGTCGGCAGGCCTCCACATGGAGGCGGACTGCTAGTGGGCGGAGCCCCGGCAGCTCCCAATGCGGCAGGCCGCTTCGTAAGGGACCCTGCCTGTGGAAAGTGACACCGCCAGCAGCCGAATACCAGTATTGCATGTG from Paramormyrops kingsleyae isolate MSU_618 chromosome 9, PKINGS_0.4, whole genome shotgun sequence carries:
- the kcnj14 gene encoding ATP-sensitive inward rectifier potassium channel 14, coding for MGAARVKRRFSVAVESPLDEEEVLHLTQSAAEMAGIGGGAGSAGTSADASPTRNGTVGRSGVNSVGGGVCLAVGGVGSTGGIPPSPDQGFAPAYPFPRGGRRRPRSRFVGKDGRCRVAFINMSERGQRYLSDLFTTCVDVRWRWMLLLFTLSFLLSWLLFGFSFWLIAFAHGDLTPPAKEQPQEEPCFQQVNGFVAAFLFSLETQTSIGYGSRSVTEACPLAVLAVVLQCIVGCIIDAFIIGAVMAKIAKPKKRNETLVFSEKAVVALRDGKLCMMWRVGNLRKSHLVEAHVRAQLLKPRVTPEGEYLPLDHVDINVGFDTGTDRIFLVSPITIVHEINEESPFFEMDKRTLESDSELEVLVILEGMVEATAMTTQCRSSYLASEILWGHRFEPVLFERKNCYEVDYSHFHCTYEIPSTPICSAKDLAEMKFIQGSRASFCYENEVALQLSSPGVQSPSPASQGESLMHAHAH